From a region of the Trichoderma atroviride chromosome 6, complete sequence genome:
- a CDS encoding uncharacterized protein (EggNog:ENOG41) yields MEIRLGSAWDSVAQIPLSGAATATLRPWKFSPLPLGSVKPGGWMLGEMTAMANGLAGHEHDFYVYVSESSWLNTPGSGGTEYSSLNEGLPYWFNGLVPLAYQLDDERLKAQVQDVANTVLGFQATDGWIGPEVGGARNFWARTPFFLGLTQLVEADSSWEEQVVTALRRFMTLANKMLHNNSQGFVNCASNVDCTWGQARVHDLIITIQWLLEKYPSDQDSLLWDNMNLFYSQTNYKWADWYTEGVFEEEVDPTNSSNFVWIHGVNVGQGLKASSVIYRMTGDDEMVAKSQNAVDWSFQYHGSASGSILADERERDLSSYMGSELCTAVETAYSLAYMYQVLGDNGYADRAERTIFNALPVMLTGDKWAHQYMDSPNQPFALSTIQPDGSVPQVFTTANSGVATTFGMEPLYPCCTVNHPQGYPKFVANSWVLHNGGLAHALLSPSTVTTIVNGGSVTVECDTNYPFSNVLTYSVDADKPFTLYLRMPEWADGQMSTLTQSGASSSRLTVDADEATGMTRINLNAGKTTITYVIIAGVRTEERPNNSVAVFFGNLLYALDVGYAENSTLPHAYYDPNGPGISGLPFSQLRDWYIESTKPWNVAIDPSTIKYHGVSSSATLPDPIFEMGAPPNYMTVSGCQINWPLYLGVTPDVPPLQRTCVGPKKTFRLVPYGGAKVHMADLPTVEF; encoded by the exons ATGGAGATACGCCTCGGCTCTGCATGGGACT CTGTAGCACAGATACCGCTTAGCGGTGCTGCCACCGCAACTC TCCGGCCATGGAAGTTCTCCCCGCTGCCCCTCGGCTCGGTCAAGCCCGGGGGATGGATGCTCGGTGAGATGACGGCCATGGCGAATGGGCTCGCGGGCCACGAGCACGACTTTTACGTCTACGTCAGCGAGTCCAGCTGGCTGAACACGCCTGGCAGCGGCGGGACCGAGTACAGCTCTCTCAACGAGGGCCTGCCGTACTGGTTCAACGGCCTCGTGCCGCTGGCGTATCAGCTCGACGACGAGAGGCTCAAGGCGCAGGTCCAGGACGTTGCCAACACCGTGCTGGGATTCCAGGCCACCGACGGCTGGATCGGGCCAGAGGTTGGCGGTGCGAGAAACTTTTGGGCGCGGACGCCCTTCTTTCTCGGGCTGACGCAGCTCGTGGAGGCGGACAGCTCGTGGGAAGAGCAGGTTGTCACGGCGCTTCGCCGCTTCATGACGCTGGCGAACAAGATGCTGCACAACAACAGCCAGGGCTTCGTCAACTGCGCCAGCAACGTGGACTGCACGTGGGGACAGGCGCGCGTGCATGATCTGATCATCACCATCCagtggctgctggagaagtaTCCCTCCGACCAGGACTCCCTGCTGTGGGACAACATGAATCTGTTTTACTCGCAGACCAACTACAAGTGGGCGGATTGGTACACCGAGGGCGTGTTTGAGGAGGAAGTGGACCCTACGAATTCCTCCAACTTTGTTTGGATTCACGGCGTCAATGTTGGCCAAG GCCTCAAGGCGTCCTCTGTCATCTACAGAATGACTGGAGACGACGAGATGGTCGCCAAGAGCCAGAACGCCGTGGACTGGAGCTTCCAGTACCACGGCTCGGCCTCTGGGTCCATCCTCgcagacgagagagagcgtGACCTGTCGTCTTACATGGGCAGCGAGCTCTGCACGGCCGTAGAGACGGCCTACTCGCTGGCCTACATGTACCAGGTTCTCGGTGACAACGGCTACGCTGATCGTGCCGAGAGAACCATCTTCAACGCTCTCCCCGTCATGCTGACCGGCGACAAATGGGCTCACCAGTACATGGACAGCCCGAACCAGCCGTTTGCCCTCAGCACCATCCAGCCCGACGGCAGCGTGCCGCAGGTGTTTACGACGGCAAACAGCGGCGTGGCCACGACATTCGGCATGGAGCCGCTGTATCCGTGCTGCACCGTGAACCATCCCCAGGGCTATCCCAAGTTTGTGGCCAACAGCTGGGTGCTGCACAACGGCGGCTTGGCACACGCTTTGCTGAGTCCATCTACTGTGACGACGATTGTCAACGGAGGCTCGGTAACGGTCGAGTGTGACACCAACTATCCCTTTAGCAACGTCCTCACGTACTCTGTTGATGCCGACAAGCCCTTCACTCTGTACCTGCGCATGCCAGAGTGGGCGGACGGCCAAATGTCCACCCTGACCCAGTCCGGCGCGTCTTCGTCTCGCCTGACTGTCGACGCCGACGAGGCCACCGGCATGACCAGGATCAACCTGAACGCCGGCAAGACCACAATCACCTACGTCATCATCGCGGGCGTCAGGACCGAGGAGCGGCCCAACAACAGCGtggccgtcttcttcggcaaCCTGCTCTACGCGCTGGACGTTGGCTACGCCGAGAACTCGACGCTGCCGCACGCCTACTACGACCCCAACGGCCCCGGCATCTCGGGCCTGCCCTTTTCGCAGCTACGCGACTGGTACATTGAGAGCACCAAGCCGTGGAACGTGGCCATTGATCCCTCGACGATTAAGTATCACGGCGTCAGCAGCAGTGCGACCCTGCCGGATCCGATCTTCGAGATGGGCGCGCCGCCAAACTACATGACGGTCTCTGGCTGCCAGATCAACTGGCCGCTGTATCTCGGCGTCACGCCGGATgtgccgccgctgcagagGACGTGCGTGGggccgaagaagacgttTAGGCTGGTGCCGTATGGAGGCGCAAAGGTGCACATGGCGGATTTGCCGACGGTGGAGTTTTGA
- a CDS encoding uncharacterized protein (EggNog:ENOG41), giving the protein MLGEMTAMANGLAGHEHDFYVYVSESSWLNTPGSGGTEYSSLNEGLPYWFNGLVPLAYQLDDERLKAQVQDVANTVLGFQATDGWIGPEVGGARNFWARTPFFLGLTQLVEADSSWEEQVVTALRRFMTLANKMLHNNSQGFVNCASNVDCTWGQARVHDLIITIQWLLEKYPSDQDSLLWDNMNLFYSQTNYKWADWYTEGVFEEEVDPTNSSNFVWIHGVNVGQGLKASSVIYRMTGDDEMVAKSQNAVDWSFQYHGSASGSILADERERDLSSYMGSELCTAVETAYSLAYMYQVLGDNGYADRAERTIFNALPVMLTGDKWAHQYMDSPNQPFALSTIQPDGSVPQVFTTANSGVATTFGMEPLYPCCTVNHPQGYPKFVANSWVLHNGGLAHALLSPSTVTTIVNGGSVTVECDTNYPFSNVLTYSVDADKPFTLYLRMPEWADGQMSTLTQSGASSSRLTVDADEATGMTRINLNAGKTTITYVIIAGVRTEERPNNSVAVFFGNLLYALDVGYAENSTLPHAYYDPNGPGISGLPFSQLRDWYIESTKPWNVAIDPSTIKYHGVSSSATLPDPIFEMGAPPNYMTVSGCQINWPLYLGVTPDVPPLQRTCVGPKKTFRLVPYGGAKVHMADLPTVEF; this is encoded by the exons ATGCTCGGTGAGATGACGGCCATGGCGAATGGGCTCGCGGGCCACGAGCACGACTTTTACGTCTACGTCAGCGAGTCCAGCTGGCTGAACACGCCTGGCAGCGGCGGGACCGAGTACAGCTCTCTCAACGAGGGCCTGCCGTACTGGTTCAACGGCCTCGTGCCGCTGGCGTATCAGCTCGACGACGAGAGGCTCAAGGCGCAGGTCCAGGACGTTGCCAACACCGTGCTGGGATTCCAGGCCACCGACGGCTGGATCGGGCCAGAGGTTGGCGGTGCGAGAAACTTTTGGGCGCGGACGCCCTTCTTTCTCGGGCTGACGCAGCTCGTGGAGGCGGACAGCTCGTGGGAAGAGCAGGTTGTCACGGCGCTTCGCCGCTTCATGACGCTGGCGAACAAGATGCTGCACAACAACAGCCAGGGCTTCGTCAACTGCGCCAGCAACGTGGACTGCACGTGGGGACAGGCGCGCGTGCATGATCTGATCATCACCATCCagtggctgctggagaagtaTCCCTCCGACCAGGACTCCCTGCTGTGGGACAACATGAATCTGTTTTACTCGCAGACCAACTACAAGTGGGCGGATTGGTACACCGAGGGCGTGTTTGAGGAGGAAGTGGACCCTACGAATTCCTCCAACTTTGTTTGGATTCACGGCGTCAATGTTGGCCAAG GCCTCAAGGCGTCCTCTGTCATCTACAGAATGACTGGAGACGACGAGATGGTCGCCAAGAGCCAGAACGCCGTGGACTGGAGCTTCCAGTACCACGGCTCGGCCTCTGGGTCCATCCTCgcagacgagagagagcgtGACCTGTCGTCTTACATGGGCAGCGAGCTCTGCACGGCCGTAGAGACGGCCTACTCGCTGGCCTACATGTACCAGGTTCTCGGTGACAACGGCTACGCTGATCGTGCCGAGAGAACCATCTTCAACGCTCTCCCCGTCATGCTGACCGGCGACAAATGGGCTCACCAGTACATGGACAGCCCGAACCAGCCGTTTGCCCTCAGCACCATCCAGCCCGACGGCAGCGTGCCGCAGGTGTTTACGACGGCAAACAGCGGCGTGGCCACGACATTCGGCATGGAGCCGCTGTATCCGTGCTGCACCGTGAACCATCCCCAGGGCTATCCCAAGTTTGTGGCCAACAGCTGGGTGCTGCACAACGGCGGCTTGGCACACGCTTTGCTGAGTCCATCTACTGTGACGACGATTGTCAACGGAGGCTCGGTAACGGTCGAGTGTGACACCAACTATCCCTTTAGCAACGTCCTCACGTACTCTGTTGATGCCGACAAGCCCTTCACTCTGTACCTGCGCATGCCAGAGTGGGCGGACGGCCAAATGTCCACCCTGACCCAGTCCGGCGCGTCTTCGTCTCGCCTGACTGTCGACGCCGACGAGGCCACCGGCATGACCAGGATCAACCTGAACGCCGGCAAGACCACAATCACCTACGTCATCATCGCGGGCGTCAGGACCGAGGAGCGGCCCAACAACAGCGtggccgtcttcttcggcaaCCTGCTCTACGCGCTGGACGTTGGCTACGCCGAGAACTCGACGCTGCCGCACGCCTACTACGACCCCAACGGCCCCGGCATCTCGGGCCTGCCCTTTTCGCAGCTACGCGACTGGTACATTGAGAGCACCAAGCCGTGGAACGTGGCCATTGATCCCTCGACGATTAAGTATCACGGCGTCAGCAGCAGTGCGACCCTGCCGGATCCGATCTTCGAGATGGGCGCGCCGCCAAACTACATGACGGTCTCTGGCTGCCAGATCAACTGGCCGCTGTATCTCGGCGTCACGCCGGATgtgccgccgctgcagagGACGTGCGTGGggccgaagaagacgttTAGGCTGGTGCCGTATGGAGGCGCAAAGGTGCACATGGCGGATTTGCCGACGGTGGAGTTTTGA
- a CDS encoding uncharacterized protein (EggNog:ENOG41), with product MAITWQPPLNYRNRPVAVLGAGVLGRRIACIWASAGYDVRIRDPSAQQRSDGIAYVEVNVASYSQKTGMTPGKAQAFDNIQEAVENAWLVIEAVPEKIQLKIDTFAELDALTPADCILASNSSSYKSSEMIEKVSAARKTQILNMHYYMPPACMIVELMTDGFTTEDIFPFMVERSKEAATLPYVARKQSTGFIFNRLWAAIKRESLTILAEGVSVPEEIDSLWTEMFINGGATPCKMMDNVGLDTVAFIESHYIAERGLSSEKTVDFLKAQYLDQGKLGTKSEKGGFYPSSEVKSATTNGHSNEPKIIVLDIGLAADAPNLRSGGQILQLGLNGKIEKVLVSGTSMPDGLDIDHESGRMFWTCMGVPGNTDDGAIYSANVDGTDVRTVLAPGSVNTPKQLALDREAKKIYVSDREGLSVYRCNFDGSDLELLIKTGDAENPEEKEDNTKWCVGIAVVPKLGKFYWTQKGPSKGNKGRIFSANIATPAGQSAQSRDDIVCLLGGLPEPIDLEVDEETNTLYWTDRGELPFGNTLNKAQLDGAGLLEKSASPRGYEILTKHLKEAIGLKLDTKNGHIYVSDLGGFIYQCDLDGKNKKVIHSDDYRAFTGINLL from the exons ATGGCCATCACGTGGCAACCTCCTTTGAATTACAGGAACAGACCTGTTGCAGTCTTGGGTGCGGGCGTTCTGGGCCGTAGAATAG CTTGCATCTGGGCATCGGCAGGATACGACGTGCGGATACGAGACCCGAGTGCACAGCAGCGAAGCGACGGCATTGCCTATGTCGAGGTAAATGTAGCCTCATACTCTCAGAAGACCGGAATGACGCCAGGCAAGGCACAGGCCTTCGATAATATTCAAGAAGCTGTTGAAAATGCTTGGCTTGTTATAGAAGCTGTTCCGGAAAAGATTCAGCTCAAGATTGATACCTTTGCCGAGCTGGATGCGCTTACACCCGCCGACTGCATCCTGGCCTCGAATTCATCCTCATACAAGTCTTCCGAAATGATTGAGAAAGTGTCCGCTGCTAGAAAGACCCAGATCTTGAACATGCATTACTATATGCCTCCGGCGTGCATGATCGTGGAACTCATGACGGACGGTTTCACGACGGAAGATATTTTCCCATTCATGGTTGAGCGATCAAAGGAAGCTGCCACATTGCCATATGTCGCGAGAAAGCAATCAACAGGCTTCATCTTTAACCGCCTTTGGGCCGCTATCAAGCGCGAGTCTTTGACGATTCTGGCTGAGGGAGTTTCCGTTCCAGAGGAAATCGACTCCCTGTGGACAGAAATGTTTATAAATGGCGGCGCAACACCTTGCAAGATGATGGACA ACGTCGGACTTGATACAGTGGCTTTTATCGAAAGCCATTACATCGCAGAGCGTGGACTCTCTTCTGAGAAGACTGTTGACTTCTTGAAAGCACAGTACCTGGACCAGGGCAAACTGGGAACTAAATCCGAGAAAGGCGGCTTCTACCCGTCCTCAGAGGTCAAGTCTGCCACGACCAACGGCCATTCGAATGAGCCCAAAATTATTGTCTTGGATATTGGTCTGGCTGCCGATGCGCCAAACCTACGCTCAGGAGGCCAAATTCTCCAACTAGGCCTGAACGGAAAGATTGAAAAAGTTCTGGTCAGTGGCACGTCAATgcctgatggccttgatatAGATCATGAAAGCGGCCGCATGTTCTGGACCTGTATGGGTGTTCCGGGAAACACTGATGATGGCGCCATCTACTCCGCCAACGTTGATGGCACCGATGTCCGCACCGTTCTTGCTCCTGGTTCTGTCAACACTCCCAAGCAGCTGGCCCTTGACCGcgaggcaaagaagatttACGTCTCTGATCGTGAGGGCCTCTCTGTTTACCGATGCAATTTCGACGGCTCCGATCTGGAACTACTGATCAAGACTGGGGACGCTGAGAATccagaggagaaggaagataACACCAAGTGGTGCGTTGGTATCGCTGTGGTCCCCAAACTGGGCAAATTCTACTGGACCCAAAAGGGCCCCTCCAAGGGCAACAAAGGCCGCATCTTCTCCGCCAACATAGCAACTCCCGCAGGCCAATCTGCCCAATCAAGAGACGACATTGTGTGCCTCTTGGGTGGTCTTCCTGAGCCAATTGACCTGGAGGTGGACGAAGAGACGAATACCCTCTATTGGACTGATCGTGGCGAATTGCCTTTCGGAAACACGTTGAACAAGGCTCAGTTGGACGGCGCTGGACTTTTGGAGAAATCTGCTTCTCCCAGGGGATATGAGATTCTTACAAAACATCTCAAGGAAGCGATTGGCCTCAAGCTGGACACTAAGAATGGTCACATTTATGTGTCTGATCTGGGCGGCTTCATTTACCAGTGCGATCTCGATGGTAAGAATAAGAAGGTTATTCATTCAGACGACTACCGGGCCTTTACAGGCATTAACCTCTTATAA
- a CDS encoding uncharacterized protein (EggNog:ENOG41) has protein sequence MEANSLNRSVGAGVSGSQSVSVEMDELLSAGSHVSTPSPQRKLAPCYSNPPSPQLTELPIELLADIANRLENSDIKNLRLACKLLARTSALRISRVFLSANPLNVRVFCAIADHEVFRHGVIQVIYDDARLPRSAYEEASARRPDLLRCSESRQIGVQTDENWFNNERQQNMREIDRHEFHTAGQWDSPARMQQAAAEMPMQASWAYYQDLVRQQDEVIADNSDLEALRYGLRRFSSLQTVIVTPAAHGLLFSPLYKTPMIRAFPLGFNYPIPRGWPARHEGQSSFAAAAWVNEEDAVWAEKARAQWRGCQIVTRALAEERRHHHVSEFLIDSRQLLTGLNCRLFEQQCKAYDDIVSILEHPGLRRFELSLHIDGQQRLGWPAFRSGLLRHALAKAEDLEHFSLAADTDPDIVDGESPPSLETYLPLNRWPRLQHLRLWNLSVKKAEVISILTRIPPTLSTLELGLLIFSDNGDYRSLLYDMRLILRWHERGIRPRVKIALPRKPYYRDGQSVWIEEEVDEFLYENGANPFDARLGLNRVQQGVGVLRDVFIADYEKPW, from the coding sequence ATGGAGGCAAACTCGCTGAATCGAAGCGTCGGAGCTGGTGTAAGTGGCTCACAGAGTGTATCCGTCGAGATGGATGAACTACTCTCGGCGGGATCCCACGTCAGCACGCCCTCTCCGCAGCGCAAACTCGCGCCATGTTACTCTAATCCGCCTTCTCCACAGCTGACGGAGCTCCCTATCGAGCTTCTAGCAGACATCGCGAATCGGCTTGAGAACAGCGACATCAAGAACCTTCGTCTGGCGTGCAAGCTTCTCGCCAGAACATCAGCGCTGCGCATCAGCCGCGTCTTCCTGTCTGCGAATCCCCTCAACGTCAGAGTCTTCTGCGCCATCGCCGACCACGAGGTGTTTCGCCATGGCGTCATCCAAGTCATCTACGACGATGCTCGGCTTCCACGGTCTGCGTACGAGGAGGCATCGGCTCGAAGGCCCGACTTGCTGCGTTGTAGCGAGTCTCGGCAGATAGGCGTGCAGACTGATGAAAACTGGTTTAATAACGAGCGACAGCAGAACATGAGAGAGATTGACCGTCACGAGTTCCACACTGCAGGCCAGTGGGATAGTCCTGCTAGGATgcagcaagcagctgctgagATGCCAATGCAGGCGTCGTGGGCATATTATCAGGATCTCGTCCGTCAGCAGGATGAAGTGATTGCAGACAACTCTGATTTAGAGGCCTTACGATATGGGCTGCGGCGGTTCTCATCGTTACAAACCGTTATTGTTACGCCAGCTGCTCACGGCCTACTGTTCAGTCCGCTATACAAGACGCCAATGATTCGAGCGTTTCCCCTCGGCTTCAATTATCCTATCCCACGGGGCTGGCCTGCACGCCACGAGggacaatcttcttttgcagctgctgcgtgggttaatgaagaagatgccgtcTGGGCAGAAAAGGCTAGAGCTCAATGGCGAGGCTGCCAGATTGTCACCCGTGCTCTCGCAGAAGAGCGGCGACACCACCACGTGTCTGAGTTTCTCATTGACTCCAGGCAACTTCTGACTGGGCTCAACTGCCGCCTCTTTGAACAGCAATGCAAGGCGTACGATGATATAGTCTCGATACTTGAGCATCCTGGCCTTCGGCGCTTTGAGCTTTCACTTCACATTGACGGACAGCAGCGACTGGGCTGGCCAGCTTTTCGCAGCGGTCTTTTGCGCCATGCCCTAGCCAAGGCTGAGGATTTGGAGCATTTCTCCTTGGCCGCTGACACAGACCCGGATATTGTCGATGGAGAGTCGCCTCCGTCGCTGGAGACGTATCTTCCCCTTAATCGCTGGCCTCGGCTTCAGCATCTGAGGCTGTGGAATCTGTCTGTCAAAAAAGCCGAAGTCATCTCAATATTAACTAGAATTCCTCCAACGCTATCCACACTTGAACTCGGCCTTTTGATATTTTCAGATAACGGAGATTATCGCAGCCTGCTTTATGATATGCGCCTCATTCTCCGCTGGCATGAGCGGGGGATCCGACCCAGAGTCAAGATTGCCTTGCCTCGCAAACCATATTATAGAGATGGGCAGTCTGTCTGGATCGAGGAGGAGGTTGACGAATTTTTATACGAAAATGGTGCTAATCCGTTTGATGCGAGATTGGGCTTGAATCGGGTACAACAAGGCGTGGGTGTCCTTCGCGATGTGTTTATCGCAGATTATGAGAAGCCTTGGTGA
- a CDS encoding uncharacterized protein (TransMembrane:2 (i110-131o165-184i)), translating into MTMPEYTLADVAAHNKREDLWIVIHGKVYDVSKYVRDHPGGVEVLVEVAGTDATAAYNEAGHSEDADEVLSTLLVGTVQGYVQNSKPTKTVRLVQKPVEETKSTKSSSSAIGILTMAAIPLAGGLGLSLLASERRLNLPVALTNFSHLPKLSSHWLQAVHLPQGGFANGFIAASLFCATVGGVIGSQLSKFTEIESGFTKYPPHIKSKNRIKPNPNLARGWLEPKSYKDLPLIRKDVLSPNVFLFVFQLPKPSDVIGIPIGQHVAIKAAIDGTDVSRSYTPVSNNTDLGKLELVIKCYPDGQLTGKYLANLKVGDKVLFRGPKGPMRYRKGLCKKIGMIAGGTGITPMYQLIRAICEDDTDTTEISLVYANRTEDDILLRKELDAFAKNYPKNLKIWYMLDQPPQKWPYGKGFVTQTVMASKLPKASPDTKVMLCGPPGMVNASQKALVAMGFEAPGAVAKITDQIFLF; encoded by the exons ATGACCATGCCAGAGTACACATTAGCAGATGTTGCTGCGCATAATAAAAGAGAAGACTTGTGGATTGTAATCCACGGAAAAG TCTACGATGTCTCCAAATATGTGCGGGATCATCCTGGTGGAGTTGAAGTCCTTGTTGAAGTTGCCGGCACAGATGCAACTGCTGCATATAATGAGGCCGGACATTCAGAAGATGCAGACGAGGTCTTGAGCACCTTGTTGGTTGGCACTGTTCAGGGTTATGTCCAAAACAGCAAGCCCACCAAAACTGTTCGGCTGGTCCAGAAGCCTGTTGAGGAAACAAAATCCACCAAAAGCTCATCCTCCGCCATTGGCATACTTACCATGGCGGCTATTCCGCTAGCAGGCGGTCTTGGGCTTTCTCTGCTTGCTTCAGAAAGGCGCCTCAATCTTCCTGTTGCCTTGACCAACTTTTCTCATCTCCCTAAGCTATCATCACACTGGCTGCAGGCCGTTCATCTGCCACAAGGAGGATTTGCAAACGGCTTCATTGCTGCTTCCCTCTTTTGCGCCACCGTTGGGGGTGTTATTGGATCTCAATTGTCCAAGTTTACCGAGATTGAGTCAGGCTTCACCAAGTATCCCCCGCACATCAAGAGCAAGAACAGGATAAAGCCCAACCCAAACCTTGCCAGAGGCTGGTTGGAGCCCAAGTCATACAAAGACCTCCCTCTTATTAGAAAGGACGTGTTATCGCCAAacgtctttctctttgtcttccaACTGCCCAAACCAAGCGATGTTATTGGCATTCCCATCGGCCAGCACGTCGCTATTAAAGCGGCTATTGATGGAACAGATGTCTCGAGGTCATACACCCCAGTTTCAAATAACACCGACCTAGGAAAACTGGAGTTGGTCATCAAGTGCTACCCAGACGGCCAGCTTACCGGAAAATACCTTGCAAATCTCAAAGTTGGCGACAAAGTCCTCTTCCGCGGCCCAAAGGGCCCAATGAGATATCGAAAGGGCCTCTGCAAGAAGATAGGAATGATTGCGGGAGGGACTGGAATCACGCCCATGTATCAGCTCATTCGCGCAATCTGCGAAGACGATACCGATACAACCGAGATCAGCTTGGTCTACGCCAACCGCACTGAAGACGACATTCTTCTTCGAAAAgagcttgatgcctttgccAAGAACTACCCAAAAAACCTCAAGATCTGGTACATGCTAGACCAGCCTCCACAGAAGTGGCCCTACGGCAAAGGTTTCGTCACACAAACTGTCATGGCCTCTAAGCTACCTAAAGCGTCTCCTGACACCAAGGTCATGCTGTGCGGGCCGCCTGGAATGGTGAATGCTTCTCAGAAAGCGTTGGTGGCGATGGGCTTTGAAGCGCCAGGCGCTGTTGCAAAGATTACAGATCAGATATTCCTCTTCTAA